A single genomic interval of Alteromonas sp. BL110 harbors:
- a CDS encoding UvrD-helicase domain-containing protein: MFRKLNSCFNNIFQHKIFSVNQNCQAFYMILTLVRWFSLTAFISGWLLSLRVNKDFSVKHLARITPSAEQLKIISTNQLGAELIRGSAGSGKTTTALLRLSSLANMMRAKKDRVDDPSPVKVLLLTFNRTLAGYVTALAESQVGETGHAIEISTFAKWAVNKLGIYNTNANEAYDYLIALSACFQGLETKYVVQEVDYLLGRFEPEDLELYITTERTGRGALPRVGAELRRRILDTIVYPYLQYLEQNNWLDWNRLAIKMRTDLPSLSYDLVVVDESQDFSANQIRTIKHHLAREHAVTFVIDTAQRIYARGFTWVEAGVTISANRSHLLGENHRNTREIAAFAAGIMNGLVVDSDGALPDLNAAGTRGMLPEVISGRYQAQMNWAVNYIKNQVDLANETVAFLKPEGGAWFRAIESKLEEEGIEFVKIQRNAEWPEGNENVALSTFHSAKGLEFDHVIIIGFNQENTQFGVEEFSDQIVVLRRLLAVAVARARKHVVVGYKTGEESRLVDYFEPGTYREVVL; encoded by the coding sequence TTGTTTCGTAAGCTAAATTCGTGCTTTAATAATATTTTTCAGCACAAGATATTTTCTGTAAACCAAAACTGCCAAGCTTTTTATATGATTCTAACGTTGGTCCGTTGGTTCAGTCTTACAGCTTTTATATCAGGATGGTTACTTTCTCTAAGGGTTAATAAGGATTTTTCGGTGAAGCATTTGGCTCGTATAACACCTTCGGCAGAGCAGCTAAAAATTATCAGTACCAACCAGTTGGGCGCTGAGCTGATTAGAGGTTCGGCGGGAAGCGGGAAAACTACTACTGCTCTTTTAAGGTTGTCCTCTCTGGCAAACATGATGAGAGCAAAAAAAGACAGGGTAGATGATCCTAGTCCTGTAAAAGTTTTATTGTTGACGTTCAATCGAACTTTGGCGGGATATGTGACGGCCTTAGCTGAATCACAAGTGGGTGAAACTGGTCATGCTATTGAAATTTCAACTTTTGCAAAATGGGCAGTTAATAAGCTTGGCATTTACAATACTAATGCAAATGAGGCTTACGATTATCTGATTGCTTTGTCTGCATGTTTTCAAGGTCTTGAAACTAAGTATGTTGTCCAAGAGGTTGATTATCTTTTGGGGCGATTTGAACCTGAAGATCTTGAGCTATACATCACAACAGAGAGAACAGGAAGAGGAGCACTTCCTAGGGTTGGCGCTGAATTGCGTCGGAGAATTTTAGACACCATTGTTTATCCTTATTTGCAGTATCTGGAGCAGAATAATTGGTTAGACTGGAACCGATTGGCGATTAAAATGAGAACGGACTTGCCGAGTCTTTCATATGATCTTGTTGTTGTTGATGAAAGCCAGGATTTTTCAGCAAATCAGATTCGAACTATTAAGCATCATTTAGCCAGAGAGCACGCAGTCACATTCGTTATAGATACGGCGCAACGTATTTATGCTAGGGGGTTTACTTGGGTGGAGGCGGGTGTCACGATTTCTGCAAATAGGTCCCACCTCTTGGGTGAAAACCATAGAAACACGAGGGAAATAGCGGCTTTTGCCGCTGGTATTATGAATGGATTAGTTGTAGATAGCGACGGCGCTCTTCCCGACTTAAATGCGGCGGGCACGAGGGGGATGTTACCAGAGGTTATTTCAGGTAGGTATCAAGCTCAAATGAACTGGGCAGTAAACTATATAAAGAATCAGGTTGATTTAGCTAATGAAACAGTTGCATTCCTTAAGCCAGAAGGCGGCGCTTGGTTTAGAGCGATTGAATCAAAGCTTGAAGAAGAAGGCATTGAATTTGTTAAGATTCAAAGGAATGCCGAATGGCCAGAAGGTAACGAGAATGTTGCGTTATCAACTTTCCACTCCGCTAAAGGCTTAGAATTCGATCATGTGATCATAATTGGTTTTAATCAAGAAAACACTCAATTTGGCGTAGAGGAATTCTCTGATCAAATTGTAGTACTACGGCGCCTACTAGCAGTAGCAGTGGCAAGAGCAAGAAAGCACGTTGTTGTAGGTTATAAAACAGGGGAAGAATCCCGTCTTGTCGACTATTTTGAACCAGGAACATATAGGGAAGTTGTACTTTGA
- a CDS encoding DarT ssDNA thymidine ADP-ribosyltransferase family protein: MSIQDILEQRGISEILHFSTNQGLLGALATKYIYSRPLLSKENYLRHVLQLNSSERPEECDSFDKEQDWLRYVNLSISEINRRFLNVSRRWHNDKHVWWCILSFDPLIMTHEGVYFATTNNSYDQCRRAQGEQGLDNLFAENIARKRIGASGNPWSVRRAGRHSSLPTCEQAEILYYEKLSLDHLRTIYVEDEQHRDTVVGWLVDFGMNDVNVLFQPEKFEGKPN; the protein is encoded by the coding sequence TTGAGCATACAAGATATTTTAGAGCAAAGAGGAATCTCTGAAATCTTACATTTTTCAACGAACCAAGGACTACTTGGTGCTCTTGCAACCAAATACATTTATTCTCGCCCATTACTTAGTAAAGAAAACTATCTTCGTCATGTACTACAGCTCAACTCATCCGAACGACCAGAAGAATGTGATAGTTTTGACAAAGAGCAGGATTGGCTGCGATACGTCAATCTATCGATATCAGAGATTAATCGGCGCTTTTTAAACGTTTCTCGCCGTTGGCACAACGATAAGCATGTTTGGTGGTGTATTTTATCTTTTGACCCACTCATAATGACACATGAGGGTGTATATTTCGCTACGACTAACAACAGCTATGATCAATGTCGGAGAGCGCAAGGGGAGCAAGGGCTCGATAATCTTTTCGCTGAAAATATTGCTCGTAAGCGAATTGGAGCTTCGGGTAACCCTTGGTCAGTGAGAAGAGCTGGTAGACATAGCAGTTTGCCGACATGCGAGCAAGCTGAGATATTGTATTACGAAAAATTAAGCTTGGATCATTTAAGAACGATATATGTAGAGGATGAACAGCATCGTGATACGGTGGTCGGATGGCTTGTTGATTTTGGTATGAATGATGTAAACGTTTTATTCCAACCAGAGAAATTTGAGGGCAAACCAAATTGA
- a CDS encoding ADP-ribosylglycohydrolase family protein, whose translation MSADTSKSPVNWYRRNEYERAVSNSALWAAAGDALGWMTELTSGTSGVKNRIGSTFATEPVDWKRRIGGRLGVTVNFPGGSYSDDTQLRLCVSRSIRGSGLFDVEAFAKIEVTAWQGYALGAGLGSKAAASNLSKRGVNWFSNFFVSGQQKYTSGGGNGAAMRIQPHVWSSRGSLDKTIQNVLRDSIVTHGHPHGFCGAVFHALCLWFTLSNKKIPPLKAASQFVAYMDRIPQLVANDYELETFWRSNWEKQSEQGFSESIRKFQSDAQLDISIVEEAFKESKRPDYHDLLKRLNCLNDTYRGSGFKTALAAFVLAQLYSAEKIEDALIASANELESDTDTIATMAGALLGAISDVAPRWKLQDKEYIESEARRMCKIALNEPAKSFSYPDVSIWNPPGNQSDAVVNFDDQLALAGVGELEPISEEYKNGTSIWQWFKLPFGQTILAKRRAKIKVTVTEKQMPTESITSSTDVAQTSQQEQNRFDFAPQRGDQTIVKGNTPSHDSKKQKFSSIDSAADKIIASNYDDELIGKMINQCIDTTGNIEAVVALTAVIARARLAKSR comes from the coding sequence TTGAGTGCTGATACGTCGAAATCACCAGTGAATTGGTATCGAAGAAATGAATATGAAAGAGCTGTTTCAAATTCTGCTTTGTGGGCGGCGGCTGGTGATGCGTTAGGCTGGATGACTGAATTAACTTCGGGTACTTCTGGCGTTAAGAATAGAATAGGTTCAACTTTTGCTACAGAACCTGTCGATTGGAAGCGGCGCATAGGGGGGAGACTGGGAGTTACAGTAAATTTCCCGGGCGGCTCATACTCAGATGATACACAGCTGAGGCTCTGTGTGAGTCGCTCTATTAGAGGCAGCGGCCTGTTTGATGTAGAAGCATTTGCCAAGATAGAAGTCACCGCTTGGCAAGGATACGCTCTAGGAGCTGGCTTGGGCTCAAAGGCGGCAGCCTCCAATTTATCTAAAAGAGGGGTCAATTGGTTTTCAAACTTTTTTGTTAGCGGACAGCAAAAATATACCTCAGGTGGTGGTAATGGAGCGGCGATGCGCATACAACCGCATGTTTGGAGTTCGAGGGGGTCTTTAGACAAAACGATCCAAAACGTACTGCGAGACTCGATAGTTACACACGGACATCCACATGGTTTTTGTGGGGCAGTTTTTCATGCTTTATGCTTGTGGTTTACGCTATCAAACAAAAAGATCCCACCGTTAAAAGCTGCTAGTCAGTTTGTTGCGTACATGGACCGAATTCCGCAACTTGTCGCAAATGATTATGAGTTAGAGACTTTTTGGCGAAGTAACTGGGAAAAACAGAGCGAACAGGGCTTTTCTGAATCAATCAGAAAATTTCAAAGTGATGCCCAGTTAGATATTTCTATAGTTGAGGAAGCTTTTAAAGAGTCGAAGAGACCTGATTATCATGATTTATTAAAGCGTTTAAACTGTTTAAATGATACCTATAGGGGATCAGGGTTTAAGACTGCATTAGCTGCATTTGTCCTTGCACAGCTGTATTCTGCAGAAAAAATTGAAGACGCTCTTATAGCGTCAGCTAATGAACTTGAAAGTGATACAGATACAATAGCGACGATGGCTGGAGCCCTTTTAGGGGCGATAAGTGATGTTGCACCGAGGTGGAAGCTTCAGGACAAAGAATATATTGAGTCTGAAGCAAGAAGAATGTGCAAAATAGCGCTGAATGAACCAGCAAAAAGCTTTTCTTATCCTGATGTTTCGATTTGGAACCCACCAGGAAATCAGTCAGATGCTGTCGTAAATTTTGATGATCAACTAGCTTTGGCTGGCGTTGGAGAATTAGAGCCGATAAGTGAAGAATACAAAAATGGAACCTCGATTTGGCAATGGTTTAAGCTGCCATTTGGACAGACTATTTTAGCGAAAAGGAGGGCCAAAATTAAAGTTACGGTGACTGAAAAGCAAATGCCTACGGAGTCTATTACATCAAGTACAGACGTAGCGCAAACTTCTCAGCAAGAACAGAATAGGTTTGATTTCGCTCCTCAGAGGGGTGATCAAACTATTGTTAAAGGTAATACTCCGAGTCATGATAGCAAAAAGCAAAAGTTCTCATCTATAGATAGTGCGGCAGATAAAATAATCGCCTCAAACTATGATGATGAGCTTATTGGAAAAATGATTAATCAGTGTATAGACACTACTGGCAATATAGAGGCTGTAGTAGCTCTGACCGCAGTAATAGCTAGGGCTCGACTTGCAAAGTCTCGATAA
- a CDS encoding nucleoid-associated protein — MAIKHVIIHVVKRDKDGEQLSKQLRDNENSTEGMTAQLTDGLLELFSNAHLNIGEFGVDGDSEVEPAFEQKLKKYYDDECKCSDFVAMTKELANKYESVIVGDQLHSVKGGYLVFYQYERNDDNWLAVAILNKTEGIDVAANLEVVASEILDLKKLHLGAAINLTQWKSELSTRYVRFRTGLAAEVRDYFEKFIGCQRDKLAATVETKKLKSAIQDYAKNACGMDDDVVSQKVAQAHDYIKEQQKLGNQVQLSHVSNHVFPDRADEFTRQAKEIHDLPEELAIDAKVLKSYKKLAGRGKGIAISFDRDMLNTTVKYDDGELTFSEIPDSLRAAIEEELEDDLGQDN, encoded by the coding sequence ATGGCAATTAAACACGTAATTATTCATGTTGTAAAACGTGACAAAGATGGTGAACAACTTTCAAAGCAACTCAGGGATAATGAGAATAGCACGGAAGGAATGACGGCACAGCTGACGGACGGCTTGTTGGAGCTTTTTTCAAATGCTCATCTTAATATTGGCGAATTTGGCGTAGATGGTGATAGCGAAGTTGAACCTGCTTTTGAGCAGAAACTAAAAAAATATTACGACGATGAATGTAAATGTTCTGACTTTGTTGCTATGACAAAAGAATTGGCGAACAAATATGAAAGTGTCATCGTAGGTGATCAACTACATTCTGTTAAAGGCGGTTATTTGGTGTTCTATCAGTATGAAAGAAACGATGATAATTGGTTAGCTGTAGCTATTTTGAATAAAACCGAAGGTATCGATGTAGCAGCTAATCTGGAAGTTGTAGCCAGTGAAATCTTAGATTTGAAAAAGCTTCATTTAGGAGCCGCTATCAACCTTACTCAATGGAAAAGTGAATTAAGCACAAGATATGTTCGCTTCCGAACAGGCTTAGCAGCCGAGGTGAGAGATTATTTTGAAAAGTTTATCGGGTGTCAAAGAGATAAGCTGGCAGCAACTGTTGAAACCAAGAAATTAAAAAGTGCTATACAAGATTACGCAAAAAACGCTTGTGGTATGGACGATGATGTTGTGTCACAAAAAGTTGCACAAGCGCATGATTACATTAAAGAGCAACAAAAACTTGGGAATCAAGTCCAATTGAGCCATGTATCAAATCATGTCTTTCCAGATCGTGCCGATGAATTCACTAGGCAGGCAAAAGAAATACATGATTTACCTGAAGAGCTTGCTATTGACGCAAAGGTACTAAAAAGCTACAAAAAACTTGCTGGTAGAGGAAAGGGTATTGCGATTAGCTTTGATAGAGATATGCTAAACACCACTGTGAAATATGATGATGGAGAGCTTACCTTTTCAGAAATCCCAGACTCTTTGCGTGCAGCGATTGAAGAAGAGCTAGAAGACGATCTTGGTCAAGATAACTAA
- a CDS encoding tyrosine-type recombinase/integrase: MSTVKLLISDTSLSKVPEQIKRINDSKLSGFHARIGKVSEDNKSKIALYLNYRIGGSGGKQRNYLLGYHGERDLKEVRKEVESLKGRIAAGEDVYETKRIAQREQFIEDSSPSLSKLANEFLTRYIDVNRKDPKEVRRMFDKDVLPTLGDMKLKDITRRDVIEKVLDPITDRSSGTQANKTLSILKQMFDFGVDRDLLQGNPITTVKKKNIGGFEKSRTRALTFDELVQVFERLPKLGVSPQVIYALKFIALTGCRPIEVTGARWSEFDFVTMLWIIPCERVKQKKGGDRIHKVPITQNMIVMLDELRSAFGYLNSEFVFPSTTCIKRSPGEQPIDRHSLSRAVDRKLKQLGVPKFVPHDLRRTLATRLGDSDIGADPIVVKKILNHQLQGVQNIYNLQEYMEKRMQALVAWERKFFERGEH, from the coding sequence GTGTCTACCGTAAAGCTTCTCATCAGCGATACCTCACTCAGCAAAGTCCCTGAACAAATCAAACGAATTAATGATTCTAAACTCAGTGGTTTTCATGCTCGGATTGGCAAAGTATCAGAAGACAATAAGTCAAAAATAGCGTTATACCTGAATTATCGAATTGGTGGCTCGGGCGGTAAACAACGTAATTATCTATTAGGCTATCACGGAGAGCGAGATCTCAAAGAAGTTCGTAAAGAGGTCGAAAGCTTAAAAGGCCGTATAGCAGCTGGTGAAGACGTTTATGAAACTAAGCGAATAGCTCAGAGAGAGCAGTTTATTGAAGACAGTAGCCCTTCCCTTTCAAAGCTAGCGAATGAATTCCTTACGCGATATATAGACGTTAACCGAAAAGACCCGAAAGAAGTTCGCAGAATGTTCGATAAAGATGTTCTGCCTACACTTGGCGATATGAAACTGAAAGACATCACCAGGCGAGATGTTATTGAAAAGGTATTAGACCCTATCACTGACCGTAGTTCTGGCACTCAGGCCAACAAGACGCTTTCAATACTCAAACAAATGTTTGATTTTGGCGTTGATAGAGACCTACTTCAGGGCAATCCCATTACCACAGTCAAAAAGAAGAATATTGGCGGGTTTGAGAAATCCAGAACAAGAGCACTTACCTTTGATGAATTGGTACAGGTATTTGAACGACTACCTAAGTTAGGAGTAAGCCCACAAGTTATCTATGCTCTTAAGTTTATAGCGCTTACTGGCTGTAGACCGATTGAGGTAACTGGCGCGCGCTGGTCTGAATTTGATTTTGTAACAATGCTATGGATCATACCCTGTGAACGAGTGAAGCAGAAGAAAGGCGGCGACCGAATACACAAGGTACCAATCACTCAAAATATGATTGTAATGCTAGATGAGTTACGCTCTGCTTTTGGCTACCTCAACTCAGAGTTCGTATTCCCTAGCACCACATGTATCAAACGTAGTCCTGGCGAACAACCAATTGACAGGCACTCATTATCGCGAGCTGTAGACAGAAAGCTTAAACAGTTGGGAGTGCCAAAATTTGTTCCTCATGACTTACGACGAACTCTAGCTACACGACTGGGCGATTCTGATATCGGAGCCGACCCAATAGTTGTTAAAAAAATACTCAACCATCAACTTCAGGGAGTGCAAAATATTTATAACTTACAGGAATATATGGAAAAAAGGATGCAAGCCTTAGTCGCTTGGGAGCGCAAGTTTTTTGAACGTGGTGAACACTAG
- a CDS encoding alpha/beta fold hydrolase, translated as MQLSQWRSSGQSLNVNDQHIFYTTQGKGPVLLLIHGYPTASFDWVKLWPALTQKFHCVTLDMLGFGFSTKAPKKYKIKEQAAVIEALMEHLQITHAHVLSHDYGDTVAQELMARQLDGNLAFRMESLHLLNGGLFPETHQALPIQKLLLSSIGGLLIPFLSKNAIRKSMHNIFGPNTPPSDQDINDFWTLITENNGHKYMHLLLDYMKQRKQYRERWVSALQNADVPVRLTAGMADPISGAHMVARYKELIPKADTVELADIGHYPQIESAELVLESVFGFIED; from the coding sequence ATGCAACTTTCACAATGGCGTAGCTCAGGCCAATCCCTAAACGTTAATGATCAGCACATTTTCTACACTACCCAAGGCAAAGGGCCTGTGCTGTTGTTAATTCATGGGTATCCTACTGCGAGCTTTGACTGGGTTAAATTATGGCCTGCGCTTACTCAGAAATTTCACTGTGTAACACTCGATATGCTGGGGTTTGGTTTTAGCACCAAAGCGCCCAAAAAATACAAAATAAAAGAACAAGCCGCGGTGATAGAAGCCTTAATGGAACACCTTCAAATTACGCATGCTCACGTTCTATCACACGATTACGGCGATACCGTTGCGCAGGAGTTAATGGCCCGTCAGTTAGACGGCAACCTTGCATTTCGTATGGAGTCACTGCATTTGCTAAATGGCGGCCTTTTTCCCGAAACCCATCAAGCATTACCCATTCAAAAGCTGCTGCTTTCCTCTATTGGCGGGCTGCTCATTCCTTTTTTAAGCAAAAACGCTATTCGAAAAAGCATGCACAACATCTTTGGCCCAAATACGCCCCCTTCAGACCAAGACATTAATGATTTTTGGACGCTTATTACTGAAAACAATGGCCACAAATACATGCACTTGCTTTTGGACTATATGAAACAGCGCAAGCAATACAGAGAGCGTTGGGTAAGTGCACTTCAAAATGCCGACGTGCCGGTTCGACTAACCGCCGGCATGGCAGACCCAATTTCTGGTGCGCATATGGTGGCCAGATATAAAGAGCTTATTCCCAAAGCTGACACAGTAGAACTTGCTGATATAGGCCACTACCCGCAGATTGAAAGTGCGGAATTGGTTTTAGAGTCTGTTTTTGGATTTATCGAAGATTAG
- a CDS encoding sensor histidine kinase encodes MKETLELILLRVSQSPDIDKGELDVASRLIINSVCEGLEITRAGIWLYDENQTLVQCTLLIDKGNDLDSESLVLTRRDFPHYFEALDSGRTIAAHDALTDVATFEFAEVYLTPLGISSMLDVPIRHRGKMIGIICCEHQGKARKWLDDEMVFAASLADLYGRAVSANERADYEQQLIEANQNLEQKVKDRTAELEAAQEKLVESEKMAALGNLVAGIAHEVNTPLGIALTSVSNCKEELKEIYRDFEDGELTEDGFKDFEAICTEGLTLAETSLMRAANLVQDFKRTSADQTSLEIEEIALDEYIPRVCNPLKPMLHKEQIELDIDVTPDLVITTCPGIIAQLLTNLISNAQRHAFGPSVNNEVNKVTVSCSQNDNGVVVSVQDNGKGIPAEFHKKVFEPFYTTARDKGGTGLGLNILYNLVRQKFNGEIGLVSSPGEGTTVTVCIPAES; translated from the coding sequence ATGAAAGAGACGTTAGAGTTAATTTTGCTACGCGTTAGCCAAAGTCCAGACATTGATAAAGGTGAGCTAGACGTTGCTTCAAGACTCATTATCAATTCTGTATGTGAAGGCTTGGAAATTACTCGGGCGGGTATTTGGTTATATGATGAAAACCAAACCCTTGTGCAGTGCACATTGCTTATAGACAAAGGCAATGACCTTGATAGCGAAAGCTTAGTGCTAACGCGAAGGGATTTTCCCCATTACTTTGAGGCGCTCGACTCAGGTCGAACAATAGCGGCCCACGATGCGCTCACCGATGTTGCGACATTTGAATTTGCCGAAGTATATCTTACGCCACTGGGAATAAGCTCTATGCTAGATGTTCCCATTCGCCACCGCGGTAAGATGATAGGAATAATCTGCTGTGAACACCAGGGTAAGGCCCGTAAATGGCTTGACGATGAAATGGTATTTGCGGCTTCGCTTGCCGATCTTTACGGGCGTGCGGTAAGTGCTAACGAACGGGCTGACTATGAGCAACAGCTTATTGAAGCTAACCAGAATCTAGAGCAAAAAGTAAAAGATCGCACCGCCGAACTTGAAGCAGCCCAAGAAAAACTTGTTGAATCAGAAAAAATGGCCGCCCTGGGCAACCTTGTAGCCGGCATAGCTCACGAAGTTAATACGCCGTTAGGCATTGCGCTTACTTCTGTAAGTAACTGCAAAGAAGAATTAAAAGAGATTTATCGAGACTTCGAAGATGGTGAATTAACAGAAGACGGTTTTAAGGATTTTGAAGCTATTTGCACTGAGGGACTAACGTTAGCTGAAACAAGCCTGATGCGGGCCGCGAACCTAGTTCAAGACTTTAAGCGAACTTCAGCCGACCAAACCTCGCTGGAAATTGAAGAGATTGCACTAGATGAATATATCCCTCGGGTTTGTAACCCATTAAAACCCATGCTTCATAAGGAGCAAATCGAGCTTGATATAGATGTTACACCAGATCTCGTTATCACTACCTGCCCTGGCATTATTGCCCAGTTGCTTACGAATTTGATATCGAACGCGCAACGTCATGCTTTTGGCCCATCAGTAAATAATGAGGTGAATAAAGTTACTGTTAGCTGTAGCCAAAACGACAACGGCGTTGTGGTAAGCGTTCAAGATAACGGAAAAGGTATACCTGCAGAATTTCATAAAAAAGTATTCGAGCCCTTTTACACAACGGCCCGCGACAAAGGCGGCACAGGTTTGGGCTTAAATATTCTATACAATTTAGTTCGTCAGAAATTTAACGGAGAGATTGGCTTAGTATCGTCGCCTGGTGAAGGAACCACTGTAACAGTTTGTATACCTGCGGAGAGTTAG
- a CDS encoding DUF3369 domain-containing protein yields MSLFKKSKTEQNTPRLAPWKIAVIDDEAGVHEVTKLTLRKFHFEKRGVEFLSAHSGEEGLALFKANPDIALAFVDVVMETDDAGLKLVDAIRNDLKNHITRLILRTGQPGQAPEEDVIRRYDINDYKAKTELSSLKLKSCVYTAIRSYRDIQTIEQGKRGMEEVLKSSSSVLASQSLAQFGTAVLKQTLTLLNLNNSVLYLSTQHTDLYGDTNMTVLGASGDLVGLCEPGISTRIPEEIEEEVKQVLANRSHFQSDKVFIGYYPTGEDSHNILYVKLDQPLDAMQRKTLEMFASNVAVIFQNLTQKEDIQKTQKELIMVLSDAIEMRSKETGGHVRRVILMTEFLAEKLHMSREFIDTIRYSAALHDVGKISIPESILHKPGKLDPDEWEIMKTHAQKGYELLADSDRIVAKMGAIIAKTHHERWDGQGYPDGLAGDNIPVEGRIMAIVDVVDALLSKRCYKPAWSVDEVKAYLQENAGKQFDPLITHIMLEHFDRILEIRATEPDADE; encoded by the coding sequence ATGTCGTTATTCAAAAAGTCTAAAACTGAACAAAACACCCCTCGTTTAGCACCGTGGAAAATTGCCGTTATCGATGATGAAGCGGGCGTGCACGAGGTCACCAAACTCACACTACGTAAGTTTCATTTTGAGAAGCGTGGTGTAGAGTTTTTATCTGCTCACAGTGGCGAAGAAGGTTTAGCGCTATTTAAAGCTAACCCTGATATTGCGCTTGCGTTTGTTGACGTAGTGATGGAAACCGACGATGCTGGCTTAAAGCTGGTAGATGCCATTCGCAACGATTTAAAAAATCATATTACCCGATTAATATTGCGAACAGGCCAGCCAGGGCAAGCTCCTGAAGAAGATGTCATTAGAAGGTATGACATCAATGACTATAAAGCCAAAACAGAGCTTTCTTCACTAAAGCTTAAATCTTGTGTTTATACGGCTATACGCTCTTATCGCGATATACAAACCATAGAGCAAGGTAAACGTGGTATGGAAGAGGTCTTAAAGTCATCCTCTTCTGTGCTGGCGAGCCAGTCGCTGGCTCAATTTGGTACTGCAGTACTGAAACAAACACTTACTCTTCTGAATTTAAACAACTCAGTGTTATATCTTTCGACACAGCATACCGATTTGTATGGCGACACCAATATGACGGTGTTGGGCGCAAGCGGAGACCTTGTGGGTTTGTGTGAACCGGGTATCTCAACACGTATACCAGAAGAAATTGAAGAAGAAGTTAAACAGGTATTAGCCAATAGATCGCACTTCCAGAGCGATAAAGTATTTATCGGCTATTATCCAACAGGTGAAGACAGTCACAATATTTTGTATGTAAAGCTAGACCAACCTTTAGATGCAATGCAGAGAAAAACACTGGAAATGTTTGCATCCAATGTAGCGGTTATTTTCCAGAACCTTACGCAGAAAGAAGACATTCAAAAAACCCAGAAAGAACTCATCATGGTGCTAAGCGACGCTATCGAAATGCGTAGCAAAGAAACCGGTGGTCACGTTAGACGCGTTATATTGATGACAGAGTTTCTTGCAGAAAAGCTACACATGAGCCGAGAGTTCATAGATACCATTCGCTACTCTGCTGCCCTACACGATGTAGGCAAAATCAGCATACCAGAATCTATTTTACACAAGCCTGGAAAACTTGACCCCGACGAATGGGAAATAATGAAAACCCACGCGCAAAAAGGCTATGAATTGCTTGCCGATTCTGACCGCATCGTTGCCAAAATGGGAGCAATCATTGCCAAAACCCACCACGAAAGATGGGATGGACAAGGCTACCCAGACGGGCTTGCCGGAGACAACATTCCAGTTGAAGGGCGGATTATGGCTATTGTTGATGTGGTCGACGCCCTACTTTCTAAACGTTGCTATAAACCTGCGTGGAGCGTTGACGAGGTTAAAGCTTACCTACAAGAAAACGCGGGAAAACAGTTCGACCCGCTAATTACCCATATCATGCTAGAGCACTTTGATAGAATACTTGAGATCCGTGCCACAGAACCGGACGCAGATGAATGA
- a CDS encoding nitroreductase, which translates to MNFAEFAASRKSVRGFTKEPVAKETVDAIINAAKWAPSSYNTQTWKIHAVTGEVLDKIREGNTKNTLEGKPHVRDFPYKEDYEGIHRQRQIDVAIQLFDVMGIAREDKEKRMDWMMRGFRQFDAPVSLVLTYDKSLEPAGITQFGLGSLAYGIVLAAWDLGLGCVINGQGIMQSDVVHKYANIPDDEAIMICIALGYPDPDFPANDVRSTRADNEEFVTYHGF; encoded by the coding sequence ATGAATTTTGCAGAGTTTGCAGCATCAAGAAAAAGTGTTCGAGGATTCACCAAAGAGCCCGTTGCTAAGGAAACGGTGGACGCCATTATTAACGCTGCGAAGTGGGCGCCATCATCATATAACACCCAAACTTGGAAAATTCACGCGGTGACTGGTGAGGTTTTAGATAAAATTCGAGAAGGTAATACCAAGAATACATTAGAAGGCAAACCTCACGTTCGAGACTTCCCTTATAAAGAAGACTATGAAGGTATACATCGACAGCGCCAAATAGATGTAGCAATACAGCTGTTCGACGTGATGGGCATAGCGCGCGAAGACAAAGAAAAGCGCATGGATTGGATGATGCGAGGTTTTAGGCAGTTCGATGCGCCGGTATCTTTAGTGCTGACGTATGATAAATCTTTAGAGCCTGCAGGTATAACGCAGTTTGGATTAGGGTCGTTAGCGTATGGTATTGTTCTGGCGGCGTGGGATTTAGGTCTGGGTTGCGTTATTAATGGCCAAGGTATTATGCAGTCTGACGTAGTACATAAGTACGCTAATATTCCAGATGATGAAGCCATTATGATTTGTATTGCGCTAGGTTATCCAGACCCAGATTTCCCAGCAAACGACGTCCGCTCAACTCGCGCTGACAACGAAGAGTTTGTGACTTATCACGGGTTTTAG